One segment of Podarcis muralis chromosome 17, rPodMur119.hap1.1, whole genome shotgun sequence DNA contains the following:
- the HAUS6 gene encoding HAUS augmin-like complex subunit 6 isoform X5: MYCFARYVIMQHVKVDSAGADISYPEAVNSRPPDLNIAVAKYHVAQNRFLHGLQKEDTLIQELQKKALHFSKRIRDLKFENADLDKQLQKMEKGVNPSQNNTAERVEKVRCLWTQITETLTRLQKEIEVVDSVVKGHIDQYVLDGTSVAINVPRPLLEKVEKDMHQFHVGNVYEEGKLNVLTVVHLLNKALEILMHERWRIDKNALKLDLQYMEGKTKYQNVNLQGLKSLRQKLKREDCVSIKQSISKKQQEWDLKWENCLGQSPFHLIKNPDPALDLLPAMSPLSFSPATEEAYKSSVFCQYPASIPDSTKKKSFQKTELELPGKASRCQGSSDGVIAERMVVPSSSLATASENETWVSSEKGSVTETPKAADHSSYQLLRYKGRSSRSAKTAKKKQADTFKTPSSVTREDPLKKAQEQLAEQMADVVVSNSPQSTRGGGQDLEDLLGTLISDPFLTKKQIPRTPENLIAEIRSSWKKAIQDEEASSVELNHTEAIKDMPEDRVPASRNQVDSSMACFMSSCMSDTAESPFLDARSPFCFQQVVTGRSELLTHQAAAGPMGEMFWKQGLTCAVPGKCETKSPEPGLKTERASELEDGPWNGIAAETLPPYVSQNSSMSTTVSWDGLPIGSCSDSQEVIQLGILQETLPEEGALLSLNNSCKDFELDEVREDSNTLPDCVAGSACKLDLQSIRRRLETLKKSALENSLPSKKQIPRCRSEFSLSPASLEARNVLTPSGKPYASDAELARKPSHMTLLERKILLSPLGSLPSTPQREQSGSQNSGDLLNEK, translated from the exons ATGTACTGCTTCGCAAGATATGTCATAATGCAACATGTTAAAGTAGATTCTGCAG GTGCTGACATATCCTATCCAGAAGCAGTGAACTCAAGACCTCCTGACTTGAACATTGCAGTTGCAAAATATCATGTAGCACAAAACAGATTTTTACACGGTCTGCAAAAGGAAGACACTTTGATTCAAGAATTGCAGAAAAAAGCATT GCATTTTAGTAAGCGAATTAGAGATTTAAAATTTGAAAATGCAGATCTGGACAAGCAGCTCCAAAA AATGGAGAAAGGCGTTAATCCAAGTCAGAACAACACGGCAGAGAGAGTTGAGAAG GTTCGCTGTTTATGGACACAGATAACGGAAACACTTACACGTCTACAAAAAGAAATAGAAGTTGTAGATTCAGTTGTCAAAGGTCATATTGACCAGTACGTATTAGATGGCACAAGTGTCGCTATTAATGTTCCGAGGCCTCTACTTGAAAAAGTTGAAAAGGATATGCACCAA TTTCATGTAGGGAATGTCTATGAAGAAGGAAAACTAAACGTTTTAACAGTCGTCCACTTACTCAACAAAGCCTTGGAAATACTGATGCATGAGCGCTGGCGCATTGACAAGAATGCACTAAAATTGGATCTTCAGTACATGGAAGGAAAGACCAAATACCAGAATGTTAATTTACAGGGTCTTAAGTCACTGAG GCAAAAATTAAAACGTGAAGATTGTGTATCAATAAAGCAGTCTATTTCTAAAAAACAGCAGGAATGGGATTTGAAGTGGGAAAATTGCCTTGGCCAGTCACCTTTTCATTTAATTAAAAATCCAGATCCT GCACTTGACTTATTACCAGCCATgtctcccctttctttttctcctgctACCGAGGAAGCTTATAAAAGCAGTGTCTTCTGCCAGTACCCTGCATCAATTCCAG atTCTACCAAGAAGAAGAGTTTTCAGAAAACAGAACTTGAGCTTCCTGGCAAAGCATCAAGATGTCAAGGTAGTTCAGATGGGGTAATTGCAGAGAG gatggtcGTGCCCTCTTCCAGTCTTGCCACAGCGTCTGAAAATGAAACATGGGTATCTTCGGAAAAG GGATCGGTTACTGAAACACCCAAGGCAGCAGATCACTCTAGTTATCAACTCTTAAGATATAAAGGAAGAAGTTCGAGATCTGCGAAAACAGCAAAGAAAAAACAAGCTGATACATTCAAAACGCCATCTTCCGTTACACGAGAAGATCCTCTGAAGAAGGCACAAGAGCAACTGGCGGAACAG ATGGCAGATGTAGTAGTATCTAATTCTCCCCAGAGCACTCGAGGAGGAGGACAGGACTTGGAGGACCTGCTTGGCACCTTAATCTCAGATCCCTTCTTAACAAAGAAACAGATTCCACGGACCCCAGAAAATCTGA TTGCTGAAATTAGAAGCTCCTGGAAAAAAGCTATCCAGGATGAAGAAGCCTCAAGTGTGGAACTGAATCATACCGAAGCAATAAAAGACATGCCGGAGGACCGAGTCCCTGCGTCTCGAAACCAAGTAGATTCAAGTATGGCATGCTTTATGTCTTCATGCATGTCTGATACAGCAGAATCTCCTTTTCTGGATGCGCGGTCTCCATTTTGTTTCCAGCAGGTGGTTACCGGTCGTAGCGAATTGCTGACCCATCAAGCAGCTGCTGGGCCAATGGGTGAGATGTTTTGGAAGCAAGGGTTAACATGCGCTGTTCCAGGCAAATGTGAAACAAAAAGTCCAGAACCTGGCCTCAAGACTGAACGTGCAAGTGAGCTGGAGGATGGTCCATGGAATGGCATTGCGGCAGAGACTTTGCCTCCTTACGTGAGCCAGAATTCTTCTATGAGTACAACTGTGTCATGGGATGGTCTTCCGATAGGAAGCTGCTCTGATAGCCAGGAAGTTATCCAACTGGGCATACTTCAAGAAACCCTTCCAGAGGAAGGGGCACTCTTAAGCCTTAATAATAGTTGTAAAGATTTTGAACTGGATGAAGTAAGAGAAGACAGCAACACTTTGCCGGACTGCGTGGCGGGAAGTGCGTGCAAACTGGATTTGCAATCTATTCGAAGGCGCTTGGAAACGTTGAAAAAGTCCGCGCTCGAAAACTCGCTGCCTTCTAAAAAGCAAATCCCAAGGTGCAGGTCTGAGTTTAGTCTCTCTCCGGCGAGCCTGGAAGCTCGCAATGTTCTTACCCCTTCGGGGAAACCATATGCATCAGATGCAGAACTTGCCAGGAAACCATCGCACATGACTCTTCTTGAAAGAAagatccttctctcccccctggGTTCGCTTCCTTCAACGCCACAGAGAGAGCAGTCAGGCTCACAGAATAGCGGAGACCTGTTAAACG AAAAGTAG